A window from Nitrospira sp. ND1 encodes these proteins:
- the aepX gene encoding phosphoenolpyruvate mutase, producing MNASQALTKTRQFRNLLLSEQLQFICEAHNGLSAKIVQEAGFPGIWASGLSISAQFGVRDNNEASWTQVLEDLEFMSDATRIPILLDGDTGYGNFNNMQRLIRKLEQRNIAAVCIEDKLFPKTNSFLKGDAQPLADMQEFCGKIKAGKDAQTDPDFCLIARVEAFICGWGLAEALRRAEAYHQAGADGILIHSALSVPDEILAFKREWGNRCPVVIVPTKYYATPTDVFRQHGFSMVIWANHMLRAAVASMQKTARALKESEHLLSIEDKVAPVSEIFRLQNAAELLEAEERYLPRGAEGTSAVVLAASRGEELGELTEDQPKTMVKVQGVPILSHIVDAYNAVGIKDILVVRGYKKEAVNLPNLTYIDNLEFAETGELASLSQALQSRKGRFQPTIVSYGDVLFNKYIPQALCQEQDDCVIFVDSNWRDQSSYARLGGFAECSIPNSRKAFNAKIHLKQLGKTLPEESIHGVWMGFLKLSSSAASQVNDLLLDMLADPANRRAGIPQLVQALLKQDVPVRVLYTVGHWLDVNSLEDVVQAGNF from the coding sequence ATGAATGCGAGCCAAGCGTTGACCAAGACACGTCAATTCAGAAACCTGCTCCTCTCTGAACAACTGCAGTTCATCTGCGAAGCCCACAACGGACTCAGCGCGAAAATCGTCCAAGAGGCCGGGTTCCCCGGTATTTGGGCCAGCGGGCTCTCTATTTCGGCTCAGTTCGGCGTACGTGACAACAATGAGGCCAGCTGGACCCAGGTGCTTGAAGACTTGGAATTCATGTCCGATGCCACCCGCATTCCGATCCTCCTTGACGGTGACACGGGGTACGGCAATTTCAACAACATGCAGCGGCTCATTCGCAAACTCGAACAGCGCAACATCGCCGCGGTGTGCATCGAAGATAAGCTGTTCCCCAAGACCAACAGTTTTCTCAAGGGCGATGCGCAGCCGCTCGCCGATATGCAGGAATTTTGCGGCAAAATTAAAGCTGGGAAAGATGCGCAGACCGACCCGGATTTTTGCCTGATTGCCAGGGTTGAGGCCTTTATCTGCGGGTGGGGGCTGGCGGAGGCGCTGCGGCGTGCGGAGGCCTATCATCAGGCGGGCGCGGACGGCATTCTCATTCATAGCGCGCTCTCGGTGCCGGATGAGATCCTCGCGTTCAAGCGGGAATGGGGCAATCGTTGTCCGGTGGTGATTGTGCCCACGAAATACTATGCGACGCCGACGGATGTGTTTCGGCAGCATGGTTTTTCGATGGTGATCTGGGCAAATCATATGCTGCGTGCGGCCGTGGCCAGCATGCAGAAAACCGCGCGCGCGTTGAAGGAGAGTGAGCATCTCCTCTCCATTGAGGATAAGGTCGCGCCGGTCTCCGAAATATTTCGGCTGCAGAATGCCGCGGAGTTGCTGGAGGCGGAAGAACGTTATCTGCCCCGAGGTGCCGAGGGCACCTCAGCGGTAGTATTGGCCGCTTCCCGGGGAGAGGAATTGGGGGAGCTGACCGAGGACCAACCCAAGACCATGGTGAAAGTGCAGGGCGTTCCCATCCTGAGCCACATCGTCGATGCGTATAATGCCGTCGGGATTAAAGATATTTTAGTCGTCCGTGGCTATAAGAAAGAGGCGGTGAACCTCCCCAACTTGACGTATATCGACAATCTCGAATTTGCTGAGACCGGCGAGTTGGCCTCCTTGTCCCAGGCTTTGCAATCCAGAAAAGGGCGTTTCCAGCCGACGATCGTTTCCTATGGAGATGTATTGTTCAATAAATATATTCCGCAGGCGTTGTGCCAGGAGCAGGATGACTGCGTGATTTTCGTCGACAGCAACTGGAGGGATCAGAGCAGTTATGCCCGCTTGGGCGGTTTTGCCGAATGCTCCATTCCGAATTCGCGGAAAGCCTTCAATGCCAAAATCCATCTCAAGCAATTGGGGAAGACCCTTCCCGAAGAGTCGATCCATGGAGTCTGGATGGGGTTTCTTAAGCTCTCTTCCAGCGCGGCCAGCCAGGTCAATGATCTCCTGTTGGACATGCTTGCCGATCCAGCGAATCGAAGGGCCGGCATTCCGCAATTAGTGCAGGCACTTCTGAAACAGGACGTCCCGGTTCGTGTGTTGTATACGGTCGGTCATTGGTTGGATGTCAACAGCCTGGAGGATGTTGTCCAGGCTGGGAATTTCTGA
- a CDS encoding PilZ domain-containing protein — protein MSLPNHESGQNGPSVFHGRALSLNISSGGMLILMAQAPLLDQVIKVHVPTPVALAETPTLAEVRWIRKVPFSASGSEASFFVGLKFLFSAGR, from the coding sequence ATGTCCCTACCGAATCATGAAAGTGGTCAAAACGGACCCAGCGTGTTCCACGGACGGGCGCTCTCATTGAACATAAGCAGTGGTGGGATGTTGATCCTCATGGCTCAGGCGCCACTGCTTGATCAGGTCATCAAGGTACATGTTCCGACCCCTGTTGCGCTGGCCGAGACCCCAACACTTGCGGAAGTGCGCTGGATTAGAAAAGTCCCCTTTTCAGCGTCGGGAAGTGAGGCATCCTTTTTCGTGGGTTTGAAGTTTTTGTTCTCGGCGGGAAGGTAG
- a CDS encoding response regulator transcription factor: protein MAQNAAHSQEPADNLADQRAGAGIVVLSSSMQLLHMNRQAAELSKLINMAENGGAPAKSAQGVLPAALTELCTEVLKALQVRTEAKDWEQFEVKRIAGNPNQPVLLRGFGLPDRGGIQYARLVITLEELGRRQQLNTDQAKERFQLTNREQSVVENLAKGWTNKEIANALKITEQTVKEHIKHIMRKTNSTTRTGVLVQVFRS from the coding sequence GTGGCTCAAAACGCTGCTCACTCTCAGGAACCTGCAGATAACCTGGCTGACCAACGTGCAGGTGCCGGGATCGTCGTTTTATCCTCCTCCATGCAACTGCTGCATATGAATCGACAAGCCGCTGAGCTGTCCAAGCTCATCAATATGGCTGAAAACGGTGGCGCACCTGCAAAGTCCGCCCAGGGGGTGCTTCCCGCTGCCTTGACCGAACTCTGCACCGAAGTTCTGAAAGCACTCCAAGTTCGCACCGAGGCAAAGGACTGGGAACAATTTGAGGTCAAACGAATCGCAGGAAACCCAAATCAGCCCGTCCTCCTTCGAGGATTTGGCTTACCCGATCGAGGTGGCATCCAGTATGCCCGCCTTGTCATAACACTAGAAGAACTTGGCCGCCGGCAGCAACTTAATACCGATCAAGCCAAGGAACGGTTTCAGCTCACAAACAGAGAACAATCAGTGGTCGAAAATCTGGCGAAGGGATGGACCAATAAGGAAATCGCCAACGCGCTGAAGATCACCGAGCAGACAGTGAAGGAACACATCAAACACATTATGCGAAAGACAAATTCAACGACTCGGACAGGAGTTCTAGTCCAAGTGTTCCGATCTTAG
- a CDS encoding TIGR03013 family XrtA/PEP-CTERM system glycosyltransferase gives MNSSSKSEQEIGLEPVVTQPPLVSVSVSFPKFTRRVLILGVGPLARDLCQTLLSKRTGFTEVVGFLDKDASRVGERLVNPSIIGTYDQLFEIAERYQVHTVAVCLEDRRAVLPVQTLLDMKAMGRDVVDGHYLYEEESGRLSIDHLKPSALIFSTGFRRRLVTMLLKRCLDVLVAIVGIVALVPLVLLLSILIKLDSSGPVFYRQMRVGLRGRPYMIWKFRSMRQDAEQSGARWATSEDPRVSRVGRWIRKWRLDELPQLINVMRGEMSLVGPRPERPVFVQELRNTIPYYDLRHTVRPGITGWAQTRFRYGASKEDSHVKLQYDLFYVKNLSLALDLRIVVHTVKVMLMGEGAR, from the coding sequence ATGAACAGCTCAAGTAAGTCCGAACAGGAGATAGGCCTAGAGCCTGTGGTCACTCAACCACCACTGGTTTCAGTGTCGGTTAGCTTTCCTAAATTCACGCGGCGAGTGTTGATTCTAGGTGTTGGGCCTCTTGCTCGAGATCTCTGTCAGACCCTTCTGTCTAAACGAACCGGTTTTACCGAGGTAGTGGGGTTTCTTGATAAGGATGCGAGTAGGGTTGGTGAGCGGTTGGTAAATCCGAGCATCATCGGTACCTACGATCAACTATTTGAGATTGCGGAGCGATATCAAGTTCATACCGTGGCCGTGTGTTTGGAAGATCGTCGCGCGGTTCTGCCCGTTCAAACGCTATTGGACATGAAGGCCATGGGGCGTGATGTTGTTGATGGCCACTATCTGTATGAGGAAGAATCGGGCCGCCTTTCGATTGACCATCTCAAGCCGAGTGCACTCATTTTTTCGACTGGGTTCCGTCGTCGATTAGTCACGATGCTCTTGAAGCGGTGCCTGGATGTTTTGGTGGCAATCGTAGGAATAGTCGCACTGGTGCCGCTGGTATTGCTTCTCTCTATCCTTATCAAGCTAGACTCATCCGGTCCTGTTTTCTACCGGCAAATGCGAGTTGGGCTTCGCGGCCGCCCTTACATGATCTGGAAGTTCAGGTCCATGCGACAGGATGCTGAACAAAGCGGGGCGAGATGGGCCACAAGTGAAGATCCCAGGGTATCCAGAGTTGGTCGATGGATTCGGAAGTGGAGGTTAGATGAACTGCCTCAACTGATCAATGTGATGAGAGGCGAGATGAGTTTGGTTGGCCCAAGACCAGAGCGCCCGGTGTTTGTGCAGGAACTCAGAAACACCATACCTTATTACGATCTGAGGCATACCGTTCGTCCAGGAATCACAGGGTGGGCACAAACCCGTTTTCGGTATGGTGCATCGAAGGAAGACTCGCACGTCAAGCTTCAATATGACCTCTTCTATGTGAAGAATTTGTCACTGGCGTTGGATTTGCGAATTGTTGTTCATACAGTGAAAGTAATGTTGATGGGTGAGGGGGCACGGTAG
- a CDS encoding polysaccharide biosynthesis/export family protein: protein MGKLKTFGCRWLRGGVCIVFSLLLPLPGCWIGNEQIDFNVTYIPPNEFLLGPEDVLVVNIWRNQELSREVIIRPDGKISMPLIGDVQAAGMTSNVLAKRIADGLAEFMSNPTVSVQVKEVNSYYVYVLGEVSKPGKVPLKSYATVLQGISLAGGFTTFASRNKIHVLRVVPNGQGQPKQVQIPVPYEDIIQGKNSEGNFFLKAGDVIVVP from the coding sequence GTGGGGAAATTGAAAACTTTCGGTTGCAGATGGTTGCGAGGGGGGGTATGTATTGTTTTCAGCCTGCTTCTACCTCTCCCAGGGTGCTGGATCGGGAATGAACAAATCGACTTTAATGTCACCTATATCCCACCGAATGAGTTCTTGTTGGGACCGGAGGACGTTCTTGTTGTAAATATTTGGCGAAATCAAGAGCTGTCCCGAGAAGTCATTATTCGTCCTGATGGGAAAATCTCCATGCCTTTAATTGGCGATGTTCAGGCCGCAGGAATGACATCCAATGTTTTGGCGAAGAGAATCGCAGATGGGTTGGCTGAGTTTATGTCCAATCCGACAGTGTCGGTGCAAGTCAAAGAGGTCAATAGTTATTATGTGTACGTTCTCGGCGAAGTATCAAAGCCGGGTAAGGTGCCGCTAAAGTCGTATGCAACGGTTTTACAAGGCATCTCGTTGGCCGGAGGTTTCACAACGTTTGCCTCGAGAAATAAAATCCATGTGCTTCGGGTTGTTCCCAATGGTCAAGGGCAGCCGAAACAGGTTCAAATTCCTGTTCCCTATGAAGACATTATTCAAGGTAAAAACTCGGAGGGAAATTTCTTCCTCAAGGCGGGTGATGTCATTGTTGTGCCGTGA
- a CDS encoding GNVR domain-containing protein, protein MNTRTLSPEDYWRAVVSRKWFVISAILVSLSIAGVVCALMPKIYQSATKMWFEGAKIEESIVSGPTPAGSGYSPTLDDRVMEVRQFVMGRKTLGQIAGEFGLFGYEKDHPDASESENAIRAMRGSIKVEPTKDKLFITLSFSNEDPIIARDVTTRLSDLFIEETLKDRERGVEAAEDFLGLELKHAKAELEVKEKIISEFKQQHLGELPQQIDANLRKLDRLQDDMRSQSEQAQNLANRLAQIDKSIKDYEETGEISSDSPVGGSSKRNKDPRLGRIKELERRLVELSSIYKETYPDLVQVKEEIKKLREMTSAQYRDLLPDSEGVEEPAVGKKSKRKAMDPYHAELLKQREEIVLELDAVKRHQTHISSEISQYERRVEHTPEREQKLKTLERDYENLQKNYQSLLDKKLSAGMQKSLAQGRKGAKFSIVDPAYTPVVPVVPNIPLIMAAGLVLGCALGFGGAVGLELMGRGFRSAEEVELTLGLPVIASIPLYESAFGGSMQTVRALSGKSRNAAVLLPRYGKQGESLEISGGLPVASVSKSRGANGKLNDPTPGLELVSMWRPLSFVAEQYRVAATRLELMTGDRKSTAIVVTSAVMGEGKSSTALNLGYVLAKDLDRRTIVIDCDLKRPMQHIYAGVWQQPGLAEVLRGTKVVEDCLQRLGEAGPWILTAGAVGDNPLALSKMHQLADLIAELKEKFDYVIIDAPPVLPLADMQVLASMGDLLAYVVKASMTGRDVVQKALRVIGDTANVGIILNGLDAHTTPYYMQQEYYREAHHEQLK, encoded by the coding sequence ATGAACACGCGCACATTGTCTCCAGAGGATTATTGGCGAGCGGTTGTCAGCAGAAAGTGGTTTGTTATTTCTGCAATCTTGGTCTCGCTAAGTATTGCTGGTGTGGTATGTGCGCTCATGCCGAAGATTTATCAGTCAGCGACCAAAATGTGGTTTGAGGGTGCGAAGATCGAAGAGTCCATTGTGAGCGGGCCTACTCCAGCTGGAAGCGGCTATTCCCCTACACTGGATGATCGCGTCATGGAAGTGCGACAGTTTGTGATGGGGAGAAAAACTCTTGGGCAAATTGCGGGAGAGTTTGGGCTTTTTGGATACGAAAAAGATCATCCGGATGCTTCAGAATCAGAGAATGCCATCAGAGCCATGCGAGGATCGATTAAGGTTGAGCCTACCAAGGATAAGCTATTTATCACACTCTCGTTCTCAAACGAGGATCCCATTATAGCTAGGGATGTTACGACAAGACTCAGCGATTTGTTCATCGAGGAGACGCTGAAAGACCGGGAGCGAGGGGTTGAGGCGGCGGAGGATTTTCTTGGATTGGAGTTGAAACATGCAAAGGCAGAACTCGAAGTAAAAGAGAAAATAATTTCGGAGTTCAAACAGCAACATCTCGGGGAATTGCCACAGCAAATAGACGCTAATCTTCGGAAGCTTGATCGGCTTCAGGACGATATGCGCTCGCAAAGTGAGCAGGCTCAGAATCTGGCCAATCGATTGGCCCAAATCGACAAATCAATTAAAGATTACGAGGAGACTGGAGAAATCAGTAGTGATTCGCCGGTCGGCGGTTCCAGCAAGCGCAATAAGGATCCACGCCTTGGGAGAATTAAGGAATTGGAGCGGCGCTTAGTGGAGCTGTCCTCCATATATAAAGAGACCTATCCCGATCTGGTACAAGTTAAGGAGGAGATTAAGAAACTCCGAGAGATGACTTCAGCTCAGTATCGCGATTTGTTGCCTGATAGCGAGGGCGTTGAAGAACCGGCTGTTGGAAAAAAGTCTAAGCGCAAGGCGATGGATCCATACCATGCTGAGCTTCTCAAGCAGCGTGAGGAGATCGTTCTTGAGTTGGATGCAGTAAAACGCCACCAGACACATATTTCTAGTGAAATTTCTCAGTATGAACGGAGGGTGGAACATACCCCAGAGCGGGAACAGAAACTAAAGACACTTGAACGGGACTATGAAAACCTTCAAAAGAATTATCAATCGCTTCTGGACAAGAAACTCAGTGCCGGTATGCAGAAGAGTTTGGCCCAAGGACGCAAGGGAGCCAAGTTTAGCATCGTAGATCCGGCCTATACCCCAGTCGTTCCTGTTGTGCCCAACATTCCGTTGATTATGGCGGCAGGACTTGTCCTGGGCTGCGCGTTAGGTTTTGGCGGTGCCGTCGGTCTTGAGCTTATGGGACGAGGATTCCGGTCTGCGGAAGAGGTCGAGCTGACTTTGGGCCTTCCGGTGATTGCGTCAATTCCACTGTACGAAAGTGCGTTCGGCGGATCAATGCAAACCGTGCGGGCACTTTCTGGCAAAAGCCGAAATGCTGCGGTGTTGTTACCGCGTTATGGAAAACAGGGTGAAAGTCTGGAGATTTCTGGAGGCCTTCCTGTTGCATCTGTCAGCAAGTCCAGAGGTGCCAATGGGAAACTAAATGACCCAACTCCTGGTCTGGAGTTGGTCTCAATGTGGCGACCGCTTTCATTTGTGGCGGAGCAATATCGTGTTGCGGCCACCCGGCTTGAGTTGATGACAGGGGATCGAAAGAGTACGGCGATAGTTGTGACCAGTGCTGTCATGGGAGAGGGAAAGTCCTCTACGGCCCTTAATTTGGGCTACGTGCTGGCGAAAGACCTTGATCGTAGAACCATAGTGATCGATTGCGATCTCAAGCGGCCTATGCAACATATCTATGCAGGAGTCTGGCAGCAACCGGGCCTGGCTGAGGTTCTGCGTGGCACCAAGGTGGTCGAAGATTGCTTGCAGAGACTTGGGGAGGCGGGCCCATGGATTCTTACCGCAGGGGCGGTCGGAGATAACCCGTTGGCCTTATCGAAAATGCATCAGTTGGCTGATCTGATTGCTGAACTGAAAGAAAAATTTGATTACGTGATCATTGATGCTCCGCCGGTGTTGCCACTTGCTGACATGCAGGTGTTGGCAAGCATGGGAGATCTTCTCGCCTATGTGGTGAAGGCGAGCATGACTGGTCGCGATGTTGTACAAAAGGCATTGAGGGTCATCGGTGATACCGCCAATGTGGGGATTATCTTGAATGGCTTAGATGCACATACCACTCCCTACTATATGCAACAGGAGTATTACCGCGAAGCTCACCATGAACAGCTCAAGTAA
- the aepY gene encoding phosphonopyruvate decarboxylase, whose protein sequence is MIDPQDFIKHLQANGVEFFTGVPDSLLKEFCACLEHLPRAGHHIIGANEGGAVALALGYHLATRKVPLVYLQNSGLGNIINPLLSLADPEVYSVPLLLVIGWRGEPGVHDEPQHKKQGRVMLSMLEAMEIPHSILGPELVDPQAALADALAHVRKMSAPYALVIKKGTFKPFAVPKVEKTEFPLSREEAIQQVIESLGERDVLISTTGMPSREVYEYRSKRGEGHQRDFLTVGGMGHASQIALGIALQKPGRPVYCLDGDGALLMHMGALAITGALKPRNFKHIIVNNGAHDSVGGQPTVAFDVDVPGIAHASGYESVFCAQTKQELQSRLAELQRSSGPSLLEVRVRCGARKDIGRPVTTPSQNKNAFMDFVEN, encoded by the coding sequence ATGATTGATCCGCAGGATTTTATTAAGCACCTTCAGGCCAATGGGGTGGAGTTTTTCACTGGGGTACCTGATTCTCTGTTGAAGGAGTTCTGTGCCTGCCTTGAACATCTGCCTCGTGCCGGTCACCACATCATCGGTGCTAACGAAGGGGGTGCTGTGGCGCTGGCACTCGGGTACCATCTCGCAACGCGGAAGGTTCCGCTGGTCTATCTGCAGAATTCCGGGTTGGGAAACATCATCAATCCTCTTTTGTCGTTGGCCGACCCCGAAGTGTATTCGGTTCCTCTCTTGCTTGTGATCGGGTGGCGAGGAGAGCCAGGTGTCCATGATGAACCGCAACACAAGAAGCAGGGGCGGGTGATGCTCTCCATGCTCGAAGCGATGGAAATTCCCCATTCCATTTTGGGGCCTGAGTTAGTTGATCCGCAGGCAGCGCTGGCGGATGCCCTGGCTCATGTTCGAAAGATGAGCGCACCGTATGCGCTCGTCATCAAGAAAGGGACTTTTAAACCGTTTGCTGTACCCAAGGTTGAGAAAACAGAGTTTCCGCTCTCACGGGAAGAGGCGATTCAGCAGGTGATCGAATCGTTGGGCGAACGCGATGTGCTCATTTCTACGACCGGCATGCCATCGCGTGAAGTATATGAGTATAGGAGCAAGCGGGGGGAAGGCCATCAGCGGGATTTCTTAACCGTGGGAGGGATGGGGCACGCTTCCCAAATTGCCCTGGGAATTGCGCTCCAAAAACCGGGACGTCCCGTCTATTGTCTTGATGGAGATGGCGCTCTGCTCATGCACATGGGGGCTCTTGCTATCACTGGCGCTCTCAAACCCCGCAATTTTAAGCATATCATTGTGAACAATGGGGCTCACGATTCGGTAGGCGGGCAGCCGACTGTGGCCTTTGATGTCGATGTTCCGGGCATTGCCCATGCTAGCGGCTACGAATCGGTATTTTGTGCTCAAACTAAGCAGGAACTTCAGTCCCGTCTGGCAGAGTTACAGCGTTCAAGTGGTCCGAGCTTGTTGGAGGTCCGAGTACGCTGTGGTGCCAGGAAGGATATCGGGCGCCCGGTAACAACTCCAAGTCAGAACAAGAATGCGTTCATGGATTTTGTCGAGAATTGA
- a CDS encoding polysaccharide biosynthesis/export family protein: protein MNGKALLSGIILVGNVIGVAHAGQFDQVPKPTLVAGPSPGASSSGVRHGGEGAEKSSLTVTPDYIMGPEDVLEITVWKNADLSKQVQVRPDGRISLPLIGDVSAVGRTAAQLTEEISARLKSYMENPTVSILVREVNSYQIYVLGEVNAPGKYPLKSKTTLLQAITIAHGFTQVAARNKIVVFRFGKDGEGLNKIKASYDDIVLRDGSDQNIELKPGDQIVVPSETMVVLPSR from the coding sequence ATGAATGGTAAGGCCTTATTGAGCGGGATTATCCTTGTGGGAAATGTGATCGGTGTGGCGCATGCCGGACAATTTGACCAGGTGCCCAAGCCGACGTTAGTAGCGGGACCGTCTCCAGGGGCAAGTTCGTCTGGGGTCCGCCACGGAGGCGAAGGGGCAGAAAAATCATCCCTTACGGTGACCCCGGATTATATTATGGGCCCAGAAGATGTGTTAGAGATTACAGTCTGGAAAAATGCTGATCTTTCCAAGCAAGTTCAAGTTCGACCTGATGGAAGGATTTCGCTTCCGCTCATTGGCGATGTCTCAGCAGTGGGACGAACTGCGGCTCAGCTGACCGAAGAGATTTCTGCTCGACTGAAGTCTTACATGGAAAACCCGACAGTTTCGATCTTGGTTCGAGAGGTAAATAGTTATCAAATTTATGTTCTTGGTGAGGTAAATGCACCTGGTAAGTACCCTTTAAAAAGCAAAACAACCTTGCTGCAAGCGATTACGATCGCGCATGGTTTTACGCAAGTGGCTGCGCGCAACAAGATTGTGGTATTTCGATTCGGGAAAGACGGCGAGGGGCTGAACAAGATTAAGGCGAGTTACGACGATATTGTACTGAGAGATGGATCCGATCAAAACATAGAGCTAAAGCCCGGAGATCAAATTGTCGTGCCTTCTGAAACGATGGTGGTGTTGCCGTCAAGGTAG